One genomic segment of Entelurus aequoreus isolate RoL-2023_Sb linkage group LG25, RoL_Eaeq_v1.1, whole genome shotgun sequence includes these proteins:
- the LOC133642746 gene encoding SUMO-conjugating enzyme UBC9-like, producing the protein MSGIALSRLSQERKAWRKDHPFGFVAVPTKNPDGTMNLMNWECAIPGKKGTLWEGGLYKLRMLFKDDYPSSPPKCKFEPPIFHPNVYPSGTVCLSILEEDKDWRPAITIKQILLGIQELLNEPNIQDPAQAEAYTIYCQNRMDYEKRVRAQAKKFAPA; encoded by the exons ATGTCTGGCATTGCTCTAAGCAGACTGTCCCAAGAGCGCAAAGCTTGGAGGAAAGACCACCCATTT GGTTTTGTGGCAGTGCCTACCAAGAATCCTGATGGGACCATGAATCTGATGAACTGGGAGTGTGCCATTCCGGGAAAGAAAGGA ACCTTGTGGGAGGGAGGACTGTATAAACTCAGAATGCTCTTCAAAGATGACTACCCCTCCTCTCCGCCTAAAT GCAAGTTTGAGCCGCCAATATTCCATCCAAATGTCTACCCATCTGGCACCGTGTGTCTGTCCATCCTGGAGGAGGACAAAGATTGGAGGCCTGCCATCACCATCAAACAG ATCCTGTTGGGAATCCAGGAGCTGCTGAACGAGCCCAACATTCAAGACCCAGCACAAGCAGAGGCTTACACAATCTACTG TCAGAACAGGATGGACTATGAGAAGCGGGTCAGAGCCCAGGCCAAGAAGTTTGCACCTGCATAG